From the genome of Mycobacterium kansasii ATCC 12478:
GATCGACCGCTAACAGCATCACAAGAAGGCCCCTACGGTTCTGAGCGATTTGTGCGTGCCCAGGCGAGGGAGAAAGAATCGTACGAAAAGCTCAGGATCGTTACCACAGCAGACACCTCGCTCGGGAGCCTTCTTTCAAGCTTGGTACAGGCCTCGGGTGGCACGGTTGATCAGATGAAAGCGGCAGCAGCTGCCGGAAGAATCATCGAGGGCGCGGCCTCCATGGCGGGGGATAAGGGGAAGGTCACCGACGCGGCGAAAGCCAGCGCGCCGCCATCTGAACCGCGAACCTCCACGGCGGCCGCGGCGGCGGCTGGTAAGTCGGGGACGACCTCGCCACCCGGCTCACCACCACCCACCACCGCAACCCCAGGAACCACCGGCAAATCCGGCACAACCCCACCACCCAGCACACCACCACCCACCACCGCAACCCCAGGAACCACCGGCAAATCCGGCACAACCCCACCACCCAGCACACCACCACCCACCACCGCAACCCCAGGAACCACCGGCAAATCCGGCACAACCCCACCACCCAGCTCACCACCACCCACTACCGCAACCCCAGGAACCACCGGCAAATCCGGCACAACCCCACCACCCAGCTCACCACCGCCCGCCCACGACTCCACTAAAGCTACGAGAAAGACTTCGGAGAACGCCAAGTCAACTCCCTCGATTACCAAGACGTAGTTGGCGGACCGATAGCTAATCCGCAAGGCAGAGGTGCGAGAGCTGTCTGGGCTTGAACCTTTGGGGTTCGCCCGAAATGTGGACACGGTTGACTTGCTTCCGTGGCGTCCTTCAGCGTCTGCTCGCAGTCGATAGGTGAGCGCATCCCGATTGCTGAATCGTTGACTCAGCGTAGAAGTACATCCAATTGTCAACTGCTGCAATTGATTCCACTTTTGTCGCATGGGTATGCCGGTAGAAGCATTCGTGTTTGCACGTCGACCACAGCGACTCGGCGCCGGGGTTGCCCCTGCGGGGATTCGCAGGCCTCTCGCACCCAAACGTGGGTATATACTGAATCTGCATTCGGTATATATAGGTGGAGGCTGGATAGATGACAAAGCGCCTGATCGATCTGGACGACGACTTGCTGGCTGCGGCTCAGAGAGAGCTTAAGACGTCGGGCGTATCGGACACGGTGCGCATGGCATTACAGCAAGCAGCAGCATCGTCTGCTCGCGCACGCCAGGTTGCATGGTTGCGGGCCGGGGGTCTAGGGGAGATGGCTGATCCCGATCAACGTGGTGACGTGTGGCGTTGATCGCTCGGCACCTCATCGATACCAGTGCAGCAGCACGGATGACGCACCCCGAGGTCGCCGCTCGACTTGCCCCACTCATTGAAGCCGGATTGGTCGCGACCACAGCTCAACTCGACGCCGAGGCGCTCTACAGCGCCCGCAATCCTGCCGACTATGAACAACTCTGGTCAGACCGCCGTGCGGCGTACGAATACCTGCCAACCAATGACGAACACTGGCAGACGGCACTCGGCGCGCAACGAAAATTGGCAAGCACTGGCCGCCACCGTGCTGTCGGCATGGCCGACCTCCTGATTGCCACCCTCGCCGCTGCCCATGACATGACGCTGATCCACTACGACGCCGACTTTGAGATTGCTGCAGAGGTACTACCGTTCCGACACCAATGGGTTCTCGAGCGGGACACCATCTGAGCACTGCACTACTGCTTCTTCAAATACGCTGGGCCGCAACGCAATATTCAGATGAACATAGCGTACCTTACTGGCAACCCGCCGCATTCGTGTCCGCCGTATTGTTGCCCGAGCAGTCCCGCGGATTTTTGCCGGCGTCGATCTCGAAACTGTGCACCATCCAGTCCAACACGCTCGAGAAAGGGGCGCATGTCGTACCCAAAGCCTGCACGCGCGTTCATTTGCTTCACGCCAGAGACGATCCTCGAGCGACCGGGTCGGCCGGCGGTCGTCGTCCCGACTACGACCGCCAGTTACAGGCTGCGAACCCATGCCGAACTTGCGCGGGGGGAGCCGGGCTACATTCCACTCCTACGATCGCTGCGACCTCGCTGCGACCAACTGCGAGGCTCAGCTCACCCACGTGATGAACAACCCCAGCCCTGCTCCCGCGGTCCGCTGGTTCAGACGCGGATGAACTTCTGTTCGCCCATGCCGAACATGCCATCGACCGAAAGGTCGACGTCGTCGGTGTGGATCCGGCCTTCGTACCAGCCGAAGGGGCCGTAATACTCGGCGAGCCATCGGCGCGGGCCGACGTGCAGCTCGGAACGGACAGTCGGCGTGAACCGCACCTCGACCTGTCCCGACCCGTCGGCATCGCGCACGATCCAGGAACCCCAGGGCCCGTCGGGCCGTTCCACATGGACGGCGGGCAGGCGGTGGACCCGGTCGCCGAGCCAGACGGCGTTCTCGTTATAGCGCTGCGGGTCGCGCACCTGGTTGTCGGTCAGGTTGAAGCCCTCGACGCGGCCCCCATCGCTGCGGCGCACTGCGGTCACCCAGTCGTACCGCATAGGCGAGGGGTAGTCCCCGTGGTGGTCGTCGAGGATCATGAACGAACGGTCGGGGTCGAACACGGTGAGTTCAGCGCCGGCGCGGAGCGTGCCGGCGAACGGCATCATCGTCTTGTGCGAGTAGAGCGCACGATCGTCGGCGAAGGGGTGGCAGATCACCAGGTGTCCCGCCTCTCCGGGGCCGCAGCGCCCGGCGCCGTGCAACTCCAGCGGCGGTAGCGCGCCGCGCCCAGGGTGGCTGGCGTCCACTGCGACCACGCCCGAGTCCATCTCGTTGGTCAGCTGCAGCGAGAAGCGTCCAACGTGACCGTGAGACCGGGTGTGGTTCAGGCCGCGAGCGACGTGCACCATCGAGGTCGGCACCTTCTGCTCCCACCGACCGATCGTGGCCGCCTGCTTGTCAACGACCAGCACTTGCAGCAGCGAGATCGACTTCGTGTCGTAGACGGCGCCGAGCACGAACACCGCGTCGTCACCGAGCTGGAACGCCTCCCACTCCTTGAGCCGGGCGTTGCGCGCGGCGCGCTGCAGGCGACCACGAGCTCCGGTGGCGGTGACCACGTCGAGTGGGTTGATCCGCGCGATCGGGCCGTTGTAGGTGCCGAACCGGTAGCGACCATCGAGCACCAGCTGGGCAGGTGGCGGCTCGTGCGTGCGCACCAGGTCGGACGGGCCGGTCTGCGGGGTCTCGGTGTCCACCGCCGGAGCGTACCGGAGAGGCAGCACCTATGGCGCCATGGACACTTACGGCCGACTCGGGCAGGGGTGATTCATCCGATGAACACGGCGAGGCCATTGGCCGGAGGCCTTGAGTTTGCAGAGCAGGGTCCCGCTCGTGGTGTTTGCCGTGCCGCTGGGCACCAAGCAGGGGCTGCCGGGCGGTGCGCCACGATGCGCCGGGTGTATCGGGAGTGAGAGACCGTCTCTGTTGGGCCGTCGCAGCGGCCTGATGAAGCATCGGGCAGATACAGAGTCCGGTTAAGACAGGCCGCAGGGGCATGCTGATTCATCTGATGCAATATGCGGTATTTACCGGTAACCCGCCGTATTCGAATCCGCCGTAATCCCGCGTTTTGGTGTTGGTCAGGGCCATGCGAGGAGGTCACCCATGTGAAAGGTGCTGCAGCCGTGCTGATGTCGCCGACCAGCCCATTGCAGGCCGGGGCCGCGTTCATCATGGGCGCCCAGCCCGCACCGAGGAACATCCTCTGCCTCTCCATTGCAGAAGTACCCGATGCTACCCCAGTTGCTTGAGCAGTTGAGCGATGTTGAACAGGCCGATGAAGCCGGTGCCCGTGTTGAGCACCCCGGAGCCGAAGCCGCTGACGACGCCAGGTACTGGGAAGAAGGGCAGGTAGGCGACCGACACACCAGTGTTGAACAAGCCAGAAAGATTCCCGTTTTGAGCCGATCCGCCGCTGGCCCTATTGAAGAAGCCCGAGATATTGCCGTTCACCCCTCCGCCGGAGGCGGAGTTGTTGAAGCCTGAGACGTTGGTACCGGTGTTGCCGAAGCCCGATGTCGTGGCGCTGACATCGGTGGTGGAGCCGACGGTGGTGTTGAAGTTCCCGGAGTTCCAGGCACCCGTGTTGACACTGCCTGAATTGCCGAAGCCGGTGTTGAATTGTCCGGAATTGCCGAAGCCGGTGTTTACTACTCCCGAATTCCCGAACCCGGTAGAGTAGGCGCCCGAGTTGCCGATGCCGGTGTCCAAAAAGCCCGAGTTGCCGAAGCCGAATGATGCTCGGCCGGAGTTGCCGGCGCCGAGGTGGCCGAAGCCGGAGTTGCCGATGCCGATGCTCTGGATGTCGCCCAGGGTGGCAGCAGTGAGGTTGCGGCCCGAGTTGAAGATGCCGACGTTGCCGTCCCCGGAGTTGAAGAATCCGATGTTGTTGGTGCCGGAGTTGAAGAGCCCGATGTTGCCGTTGCCCGAGTTCAGCAGCCCGGCCAGGTTGATGCCCGCCTGGTTGTTGCCGGTCAGCCCGATCCCGAGGTTGTTGTTGCCGGTGTTACCGAAGCCGATGTTGTTGGTGCCGGTGTTGCCCGCTCCGATGTTTCCGATGCCGGTGTTGCCGCCGCCCTGATTGAAGCTACCGGAGTTGCCCAGCCCGAAGTTGCTGTTGGCGAGGCCGGGGACAGGGCCTGCGCCGTTGCCGAAGCCGACGTTGTTGTTTCCGAAATTGCCCGCACCGAAGTTGCCCGCACCGAAGTTGCCCAAACCGATGTTGCCTCGCACGCCGGTGGTGCGGGGGCTCCTGTTCCCGAAGCCGATGTTGCCGTTGCCGCGGTTACCGCTACCGAAGTTGCCGCTGCCCTTGTTGCCGTTGCCGACGTTGCCCGCACCGGTGCCGCTGTTATTGCCGCTACCGATGTTGCCCCCGCCCTTGTTGCCTACACCGATGTTGGGGTCGGTAGGGGCGGCCGTAGCGGCCCCGGCAGGTGCGCCGCCCAAGAGTTGCCCGATGCCCGGCAGGTGCTGCATTGTCTGCTGCCAGGACGACAACTGCGCGGCCACCGCTGAGGCTCCACCGTGATAGCCGACCAACGCGGCGACATCGGTGGCCCAGAACTCCTCATAGGCCGCCTCGGCGGCGGCGATGAAGGGCGCGTTGAAGCCGAAGATGTTGGTGCGCACGGCCTGCACGAAGGCTTGCCGATTGGCCGCGATGATTTCGGGGTGAACGGTGGCGGCCTTGGCCGCCTCGAATATGCTGGCCACCGTTCGTGCGCCAGATGACGTAGTGGTGGCGCGCAGGGAAGCGGCCCGCAGGAATTCGGCGTACGGACGCGCCGCCCTGGCCATGGCCTGGGAAGCCGGACCCTGCCAGGCTTGCCCGGCCAGGTTCGAGGTCACCGAGGAAAACGAGTCCGCGGCCGTACCCAATTCATCGGCAAGACCCGACCAGGCCGCTGAGACCTCGAGCAAGGGCGCTGACCCAGCGCCGAGGTACATCCGCAGAGAGTTGATCTCTGGAGGAAGAACCGAAAAGTTCACCGCGCTGACCTACCGTAACCCCGTCTTGTGTGACGGCACCCTACCCGACTTGACAGACGATATGACGCCGCCGTTAGACACGTGTCGTTTCAAAAATTGTGAGATATCTTTGCAGAGGAGGTTGTCCCGGGTCTCGTAGAAATTGAGCTGGCGGTCCCCCGCTCGTGACCTGCCGTTGGTAGTACGAAATATACTGGGGCACAACATGATAAAGAATACGGCAACTTTTTACTGGTAGCCCGCCATATTCGATCCCGCCGTATTCCTCCCGATACGGGTATCGATTCGGTCGAGATGAGGCAGGGAAGTGGCGCCGGTTGTCTGCATGGCTATGGCGGGTCGGCTGGGAGTCCTGGCAACGCTCCGCGGCATTTAGTCGTTTGCTGTCGTGTGAGTTCGCCGCAGCCCGCTTAGACACAAATCGCTGGGAAAGCCCCGTCGCCTCGTGTCATCCTTCAGAGGTGAAGCAGACGTTCTATGTGTTTCTGTGGCCGCACCCTGGGATGGAGCAGTCGTTAATCGCCTACGAAGATGCGGTCCTGACACTGGTGGATGAGCACGGCGGGAAGGTCGTGCACCGAGCCCGGACAGACGGCGCCGAGGGCAAGCCGCTGGAGATCCAGCTGTTCGAGTGGGCGTCCCAAGAGGCGATGGACAGTTACATGTCTGATCCGCGCCGCACCGCACTGTCTGCCGACCGCGAGCAAGCGATCGCGCGGACCGAAATCGTGCCGGTGCAGCTCAGCTAATCCGAACTGTGCTTGCTCTTCTCACAACAACGGAGCGAATCATGTTGGAGCGCAAGGCAGTAACCAACTTCGCGCGCCTTACAGGGACGCTCAAAGCGTCCCTGATTCATCCAATGAAAACGGCGACGTTTACTTGACATAATGTCGCTTATCGGCAGAAAACCACTGCGAGTTGCATTAAACGAAAGTGCTCGCACCTCTTGACGATTGGCCGATCTGAGCACGTCACGGCACTTATTCTGTGTACTCATTCCGTAACGGGCTCCCTGCAGCGGCTGTTCATACCGCGAGGTTGACGTACAGTTCAATCACTTAATGAATGATTCGTGTGTTAGGTGAAAGCTTGAACGTGCCCTGGGCGGCCGACCCTAGAACCGGCCATCGATCACCCACCCGCCATCTCCCCGCACCGCCAACGATACGTCACAGTGACGAATTACCCTGCGGCGCAGGGCTATTGAACTATCGCGTCCGGTTCGCGGCGGACCAGTCTCCGGGCGGCCGCCGGCATGGTTGAGGAAGTGCCCGGCTTCATTCCGCAAGTTCTGCGCCGCAATGACGTCTCGCTGCTTCGAGCAGACGAGACCGTATTCAACGCGATGATCGATGGATGGCGAGCTCAGATGCTCGCACGCGGCCTGGCGCTCGACACCATCAAGGGCCGGTGTGGCATCGTGTCTCGGTTTGTTGAATTCACCAACGAGTATCCGTGGCGGTGGCGCCCGCTTGACGTCGATCAGTTTCTAGCCGATCTGAGGTCGCAGGAGAAGCCGATCGCATTGTCGACGTTACGTTCGTACAGCAACACGATCTCGATGTTCTGTAGTTATGTCAGTGACGGCCGATACGGGTGGGTTGCATTCTGCGAGAAGCAATTCGGTGATGTGCCGTCGCAGATCTGTTTCGAGTGGAACACGCCCCAACACACCACTGATGACGCGGTTCCGCCGAGGCGGCGAGCGTTCACCAAGGCCGAATTGCAGCATCTGTTCGACGCCGTGGACGACTTCGTCGACGAAGCGCACCGCACGGGATCCAAGCGCTGGCTCACGGCGTTGCGTGACTCGACAGCATTCAAGATCGGGTATGCCTACGGGCTTCGGCGCCGCGAATTGGTGATGTTGGACCTGACCGACTTCGGACCCAATCCACACGTCCCGACCTACGGCAACTACGGCGCATTGACTGTGCGTTGGGCGAAGGGAACGAAGGGCTCCGGTCCTCGCCGGCGGACAGTGCTGACCTCACCCGAATTCGCCTGGGCCGTCGAGCTTCTACAGTATTGGTGCAGCGAAGGCCGCCAGCTGTTCAGCACAGCCGACCGCTCCCCCGCCCTGTGGCCGAGTGAACGCGGGGGAAGATTGACTCTCAACGCGCTGGGGCGGTCCTTCACCGCGTTTCGCCAGCGGGCAGGTCTGCCGCCGGAGCTGAGCCTGCACGCACTACGGCACTCCTTCACCACACATCTGCTCGAGGCGGGATACGACCCGTTGTTCGTCCAGCAGCAACTCGGGCACTCCTTCGCGTCCACGACGTCGCTCTACACCTCGGTGACGTCGGACTTCAAACAAAGGGTGGTTCAACAAATGATTACGCGACGACTCCGGATGGAGGACTCCCGTGGCTGAGCAGCGGCGGATCGGCTTTCACTGGCATCTGCGGCGCGTAATGGCGGCCCACAATTTGTGGAAGTCCACCGAATTGCGGCCGCTGCTACGCTCACGGGGCATCAACCTCTCCGATGCGCAGGTCTACCGCCTGGTTACCGGTGAGCCCCAGCGCATTCCGTCTCGGACCTTCGCTGCGCTCTGCGACATCTTCGACTGCACGCCCAACGACCTGTTCGAGCCGTATGTCGAGATGCAGGCGGCCGCATCAGCGAATGCACCACGCCCGCGTGACCTAGGTGTAACGCCGGGAAACCCAGTCGCCAAGCGGATTCGAATCGTCCAGGACGACGGTGGCCCGTCCCAAGAAGCGTGAAGATCCACAGCGCTGGCCAATCAGATGCGCCCGATGCGACGGCCACTACGAATTGGTGGCCAGCTGGCCCGACGGATCCATCTGCGGATACTGCTACCAGGCGGCCAAACGAACGATCGGGATCTGCGCCTGCGGGCACGAAGGCGTGCTGCCCGGCCTCATCGATGACCGGCCCGCATGCCGACGCTGCAGCGGCGTCAAGCTCAACGTCGACTGCGTCACCTGCGGGGCAGAAGCCGAACTCTACAGCGGTGGACGATGCCAACGGTGCGTGCTCGGCGCGACAGCTCAACGGTTACTCACCGATCCCGACACCGGCCTGATCGCCCCACAGCTACAGGTCCTCGTCGATGCCCTCACCGCGATGCACCGCCCCAACAGTGGACTGACATGGATTCGCAAGCCCCACGTTCAGTCTGTTCTGCGTGAGCTGGCCGGCCACCCCGCCCTCACCCATGAGGTGCTTGACCAGCTGCCGGCAGGCCGCACGACTGACTACGTGCGCAACCTGCTCGTCGAGCACGGTGTCCTTCCGTCACGTGACGAGAGACTGGCGAGGTTCCAATCATGGGCGGTCACGGCTCAGCAGCGGATAACCACCGAAGAGCACAGAAAAGTAGTCGCCCGCTTCATCCGGTGGAGTCTGGAGAGGCGGCTTCGATCGATGAGCACGGTCACCGACTCGGCGTTCCTTCGTGCCAAACAAACCGTCACCGTAACGATCGAGTTCTGCAACTGGCTCGCCGAGAAGCACGACACCACCGTGGAGCAGGTGACCCAGGCCCACATCGATCTCTGGCAATCGACCGGGCCGACCACCCGTGAGCACATCCTGCGGTTCATCCGATGGGCCATCAAAGCCAAGCTCATCCCGTCGGATCTGGAAGTGACGCCCCACCGCCGTGGCACCGCACCGAGGATGCCGATCGCACAACAGAATGCCGTCATCGAACAGGTCGCACACCAGCAGACGCTTCATCCGCGCGACCGCCTCGCCGCGATCCTGATCATCGTGTTCGCCCAACGCGCCGAAGACGTCGCAGCCCTTACCTGGGATCGAGTAGCGATCACCGCGGATACGGTGACCATCGATTTGGCAGGCCTACCGATTCATCTCCCGCCGCCTCTCGATGAACCCGTTCGCGCGCTGGCCGCAAGCAACTACAACAGCCAGACCGCGGCACATCGCAACTCGCCCTGGGTATTTCGCGGCTACACGCCTGGCAGGCACATCGGACCGGCGCACCTGCGCAGCTACCTCCGGCCGATTCTCGCCGCCCTCGAAGCGCGCTTAGGCCCCCAAGTCGCCGTTCGAGCTCTGGACAGTGATCCAGCCTTTATCGCGCATCCTTTCTTCATTCGACGGGATTTCGACAACGGTTCGGTAGCCCAGCGCGTCGGGATCCAGTGCTAGCGCTTGCGCGTCCTTGCCGTCGAGCCGCTCGATAGCCGTCTTTCGAGACGAGCAAGACACGGCGGTGGGCTGCAACCGCACCGAACGGATTCACGGGTCGGTGCCGGTTCACTTC
Proteins encoded in this window:
- a CDS encoding PIN domain-containing protein, translated to MALIARHLIDTSAAARMTHPEVAARLAPLIEAGLVATTAQLDAEALYSARNPADYEQLWSDRRAAYEYLPTNDEHWQTALGAQRKLASTGRHRAVGMADLLIATLAAAHDMTLIHYDADFEIAAEVLPFRHQWVLERDTI
- a CDS encoding DUF2804 family protein, translating into MDTETPQTGPSDLVRTHEPPPAQLVLDGRYRFGTYNGPIARINPLDVVTATGARGRLQRAARNARLKEWEAFQLGDDAVFVLGAVYDTKSISLLQVLVVDKQAATIGRWEQKVPTSMVHVARGLNHTRSHGHVGRFSLQLTNEMDSGVVAVDASHPGRGALPPLELHGAGRCGPGEAGHLVICHPFADDRALYSHKTMMPFAGTLRAGAELTVFDPDRSFMILDDHHGDYPSPMRYDWVTAVRRSDGGRVEGFNLTDNQVRDPQRYNENAVWLGDRVHRLPAVHVERPDGPWGSWIVRDADGSGQVEVRFTPTVRSELHVGPRRWLAEYYGPFGWYEGRIHTDDVDLSVDGMFGMGEQKFIRV
- a CDS encoding PPE family protein, yielding MYLGAGSAPLLEVSAAWSGLADELGTAADSFSSVTSNLAGQAWQGPASQAMARAARPYAEFLRAASLRATTTSSGARTVASIFEAAKAATVHPEIIAANRQAFVQAVRTNIFGFNAPFIAAAEAAYEEFWATDVAALVGYHGGASAVAAQLSSWQQTMQHLPGIGQLLGGAPAGAATAAPTDPNIGVGNKGGGNIGSGNNSGTGAGNVGNGNKGSGNFGSGNRGNGNIGFGNRSPRTTGVRGNIGLGNFGAGNFGAGNFGNNNVGFGNGAGPVPGLANSNFGLGNSGSFNQGGGNTGIGNIGAGNTGTNNIGFGNTGNNNLGIGLTGNNQAGINLAGLLNSGNGNIGLFNSGTNNIGFFNSGDGNVGIFNSGRNLTAATLGDIQSIGIGNSGFGHLGAGNSGRASFGFGNSGFLDTGIGNSGAYSTGFGNSGVVNTGFGNSGQFNTGFGNSGSVNTGAWNSGNFNTTVGSTTDVSATTSGFGNTGTNVSGFNNSASGGGVNGNISGFFNRASGGSAQNGNLSGLFNTGVSVAYLPFFPVPGVVSGFGSGVLNTGTGFIGLFNIAQLLKQLG
- a CDS encoding DUF1330 domain-containing protein gives rise to the protein MKQTFYVFLWPHPGMEQSLIAYEDAVLTLVDEHGGKVVHRARTDGAEGKPLEIQLFEWASQEAMDSYMSDPRRTALSADREQAIARTEIVPVQLS
- a CDS encoding tyrosine-type recombinase/integrase; the encoded protein is MVEEVPGFIPQVLRRNDVSLLRADETVFNAMIDGWRAQMLARGLALDTIKGRCGIVSRFVEFTNEYPWRWRPLDVDQFLADLRSQEKPIALSTLRSYSNTISMFCSYVSDGRYGWVAFCEKQFGDVPSQICFEWNTPQHTTDDAVPPRRRAFTKAELQHLFDAVDDFVDEAHRTGSKRWLTALRDSTAFKIGYAYGLRRRELVMLDLTDFGPNPHVPTYGNYGALTVRWAKGTKGSGPRRRTVLTSPEFAWAVELLQYWCSEGRQLFSTADRSPALWPSERGGRLTLNALGRSFTAFRQRAGLPPELSLHALRHSFTTHLLEAGYDPLFVQQQLGHSFASTTSLYTSVTSDFKQRVVQQMITRRLRMEDSRG
- a CDS encoding helix-turn-helix domain-containing protein, whose amino-acid sequence is MAEQRRIGFHWHLRRVMAAHNLWKSTELRPLLRSRGINLSDAQVYRLVTGEPQRIPSRTFAALCDIFDCTPNDLFEPYVEMQAAASANAPRPRDLGVTPGNPVAKRIRIVQDDGGPSQEA
- a CDS encoding Fis family transcriptional regulator, translated to MLPGLIDDRPACRRCSGVKLNVDCVTCGAEAELYSGGRCQRCVLGATAQRLLTDPDTGLIAPQLQVLVDALTAMHRPNSGLTWIRKPHVQSVLRELAGHPALTHEVLDQLPAGRTTDYVRNLLVEHGVLPSRDERLARFQSWAVTAQQRITTEEHRKVVARFIRWSLERRLRSMSTVTDSAFLRAKQTVTVTIEFCNWLAEKHDTTVEQVTQAHIDLWQSTGPTTREHILRFIRWAIKAKLIPSDLEVTPHRRGTAPRMPIAQQNAVIEQVAHQQTLHPRDRLAAILIIVFAQRAEDVAALTWDRVAITADTVTIDLAGLPIHLPPPLDEPVRALAASNYNSQTAAHRNSPWVFRGYTPGRHIGPAHLRSYLRPILAALEARLGPQVAVRALDSDPAFIAHPFFIRRDFDNGSVAQRVGIQC